A single region of the Changchengzhania lutea genome encodes:
- a CDS encoding acyl-ACP desaturase, which yields MSSKNVRLEVMQFLEKDVESLIKKYLIPIDSIWQPSDFLPNSEGDNFFEEVREIRELSKELPYDFWVVLVGDMITEEALPTYESWLMDVEGVDQVDKENSWGKWVRHWTGEENRHGDVLNKYLYLSGRVNMREIEITTQHLIADGFDIGTDRDPYKNFVYTSFQELATYVSHNRVAKLAKDKDNKQLAKMCKIISGDEMRHHHAYSEFVERIFKVDPSQMMLAFHHMMKLKIAMPAHFLRESGNKIGTAFEEFSNTAQRIGVYTSTDYVDILDKLIKRWEIDKITNLTDDAEKARDYLMKLPSRMYRLSERIRIPENSFQFKWVEPAVIK from the coding sequence ATGTCTTCAAAGAACGTCAGATTAGAAGTGATGCAGTTTTTGGAAAAAGACGTAGAATCGCTTATTAAAAAATACCTCATCCCGATAGACAGTATTTGGCAACCCTCAGATTTTTTACCAAATTCTGAAGGTGACAATTTTTTTGAAGAAGTACGCGAAATACGTGAGCTCTCAAAAGAATTGCCTTATGATTTCTGGGTAGTTTTAGTTGGTGATATGATTACGGAAGAAGCGCTACCAACTTACGAATCATGGTTGATGGATGTGGAAGGTGTAGACCAAGTTGACAAGGAAAATAGTTGGGGAAAATGGGTGCGTCACTGGACGGGTGAGGAGAATAGACATGGTGATGTCCTTAACAAATATTTATATCTTTCGGGGCGTGTAAATATGCGTGAAATTGAAATAACAACCCAACATCTTATTGCAGATGGTTTCGATATTGGAACCGATAGAGATCCTTACAAAAACTTTGTTTATACCAGTTTTCAAGAATTAGCTACTTATGTTTCCCATAACCGTGTCGCTAAATTAGCAAAAGACAAAGACAACAAACAGTTGGCTAAAATGTGTAAAATCATTTCGGGTGACGAAATGAGACACCACCATGCATATTCAGAATTTGTTGAGCGTATTTTTAAGGTAGACCCAAGCCAAATGATGCTCGCGTTTCATCACATGATGAAATTAAAAATTGCAATGCCTGCTCATTTTTTAAGAGAATCTGGAAATAAAATAGGAACCGCTTTTGAGGAGTTTTCTAATACGGCACAACGCATTGGCGTATACACGTCTACTGATTATGTAGATATTTTGGATAAATTAATTAAGAGGTGGGAAATTGATAAGATTACCAACCTTACTGATGATGCCGAAAAAGCGAGGGATTATTTAATGAAGCTCCCCTCAAGAATGTATCGTTTGTCCGAGCGTATTAGAATCCCTGAAAATTCTTTTCAATTTAAGTGGGTCGAGCCTGCCGTGATAAAATAA
- a CDS encoding HD domain-containing protein: MTSEEIINTTIDFVKEQLKDAEGGHDWFHIERVYNNALLISENEKVDTFVVSLGALLHDIADSKFYNGDETVGPKIAHEFLLKLNVDSTIINHVINIIKHISFKGGNEVQTFHSIELDVIQDADRLDAIGAIGTARCFNYGGFKNRPLYDPNIKPNLCMSKEEYKGSTAPSINHFYEKLLLLKDKMNTKTGTEMALKRHAFMESYLKQFYSEWIGKL; the protein is encoded by the coding sequence ATGACTTCAGAAGAAATAATCAATACTACTATCGATTTTGTAAAAGAGCAATTAAAGGACGCTGAAGGTGGGCATGATTGGTTTCATATAGAGCGCGTATACAATAACGCCCTGCTTATTTCTGAAAATGAGAAAGTTGATACATTTGTAGTGTCACTAGGCGCATTACTTCATGATATTGCCGATAGTAAATTTTATAATGGAGATGAAACTGTTGGCCCAAAAATAGCACACGAATTTTTGCTTAAATTAAATGTAGATTCTACTATCATTAATCATGTTATAAATATAATTAAGCATATTTCATTTAAAGGTGGTAATGAAGTACAGACATTTCATTCTATTGAATTAGACGTCATTCAAGATGCCGATCGTTTAGATGCTATAGGCGCCATTGGTACTGCAAGATGTTTTAATTACGGGGGTTTTAAAAATCGTCCGCTTTACGACCCGAACATTAAACCAAACCTCTGTATGAGTAAAGAGGAATATAAAGGTTCAACAGCTCCCTCAATCAATCATTTCTATGAAAAGCTGCTACTTTTAAAAGATAAAATGAATACAAAAACTGGAACGGAAATGGCTTTAAAAAGGCATGCTTTTATGGAATCGTATCTGAAGCAATTTTATAGCGAATGGATCGGAAAGCTATAA